The DNA window TGGTCTTGACCACGTCCTTGAGCTTGATGCGCCCGATCTTGAGGTCCTCGCCGACCTGGATCAGCTCCTCCAGGGCCACGGGGACTTCAACGAGGGCGTAGAGCACGTCCATCTCGCCGTTTTCGATCTTCTTGGCGATGGTCACTTCGCCGTCGCGGTCCAGCAGGGGCACGGCGCCCATCTCCCGCAGGTACATGCGCACCGGGTCCGTGGAGCGCGCGGAGTAGTCCAGCGCGTCCTCGCTCTCGGTAAGCTCCAGCTCCGGTTCCGGAGCCTCGTCGCCTTCGGTGGGCATCACCTCGATCTTGCGCATCTCCTTCTCGGAGTCCACAATGGCGATGTCCATGGAATCAAAGATGGAGATGACCTCCTCCACCTGATCCGGATTGGCGGTCAGCTCCGTGGGCAGCGCCTTGTTGACCTCTTCGAAGGTGAGGAAGCCTTTTTCCTTACCTTTGGCGATAAGGGTTTTTATCTGCTGGATGTCCTTGATATTGCTCACTGATCCCTCCCCACTAGATCACTTAAGGCGGCCATGAGGCGCTTCTCTTCCTCGAAGTCGCCCCTGTCCCTGGCGTCGCGCATGGACTCGATGAGCCCGCGCTTGCGCTCCTCCACCCTGACCCGCTGGCCGTGGGCCGATATGTCTTCCCACCAGCCGCGCGCCTCCTCCTCGCTGAGGGGCGGCTTGCTGGCGCATTGTCCCCAGAAGCTCTTCTGCTTGTCGTCCAGGTAGGGCAGCACGTCGTACTGGCCGTACCGGGAGAGAAGACGCCAAAAGGCCCTGGCTCTATCCGTGGCCAGGGTCTCGAAGATGTTCATCCGTTCCAGCTCCGGGATATGGGCCGGGCTGCGGATGGCGAATTCCAACACTTGAGCGTCCTTCTTGGCCTCGGAGCTCATGGGCTTGGCCGGCTGCTCGGGGGCCTCCCGCCGCTTCCCGGCCGCCGGGCGCGTCGCGTGGAGCCCGCGCAGTTCGTGCTCGCCCAGGCCCAGGCCGTGGGCCAGCCGGGTGAGCATGGCGGCGCGCAATCCGTCCGAAGACAATTCAGCCAAAAATTCCAGCGCCCAGTCCACAACGTCCTTGGGGGACGACGTTCTGCGCACGGCGGCCAGGCTGAAGTCCAGCCCCTCGCGGGCCTGGTCCAGGCAGGCCTGGAAGGCGGCCGCCCCGCCGCTCTTGAGCAGGCTGTCGGCGTCCTCCCCGTGGGGCAGCAGGGCCACGCGGCATTCCGCGCCCTGCAGCAGGAGCATCCGCGCGCTGCGCAGGGCTGCCTTCTCGCCCGCGGCATCCCCGTCAAACACCAGGGTCACCTGCCGGGTGAACCCGGTCAGCCGCTTGACTTGCTGCGGCGTGAGCGCCGTGCCGAGCACGCCCACGGCCTCGGTGAAGCCGTGCTGGTGCAGGGCGATGACGTCCAGGTAGCCCTCGGTGAGCAGCACCCGCCCGGCGCGGGCCAGGTTGGCCCTGGCCTGGTACAGGCCGTAGAGGTGCTCGCCCTTCTTGTAGATCACCGAGTCGGAGCTGTTCAAATACTTGGGGTCGCCCTCGCCCATCACCCGCCCGCCGAAGGCCACCACCTTGCCGGAGACCTCGTGGATGGGGAACATGAGCCGTCCCCGAAATCTGTCCCAGACGCGGCCGCCTTCGTTCTCGATGAGCAGGCCCGAGGCCACGGCGTCGGCGGAGCGGTATCCCTTGGGGCGAAACAGCCTCTCCAGGGAGTGAAAATCGTCCGGAGCATAGCCAAGCTGGAAGCGCTCGGCCATTTCCGGGCTCACGCCGCGCCGCTCCAAATATTGACGCGCCGCGTCTCCTGGGGGTCCATACAGGCAATCCCGATAAAAGTCCCGCGCCAGGGAGTGCATTTCGGCGGCCGCCTGCCGCTGCCTGCGCCTGGCCTCCTCCTGGGGGTCGGGCTTGAACTCGGCCAGTTGGACCCCGGCCTCCCGCGCCAGTTGCTCCAAGCCCTCCCGAAAGTCCAGGCCGTTGATGCGGCAATAAAAATCGATCACGTCTCCCGAGGCCTGGCAGCCGAAGCAGTGGAAGAAGCCTTTGTCGGGGTGGACGTTGAAAGAGCCTTTGGTTTCGTTGTGGAAGGGGCACGGACCGACCAGCCGGCCGCCGACGTTGCGCAACTCCACGTAGCGTCTGGCTATATCGGCTATGTTCAGCCTGGACTTGACGGCCTGTATGGCACGGGGATCGTTCTTCATGATCCTCGGTAGTTCCGGTTGTGCCCTAGGTAAGTCCGTTTCCGCGGGGAGCAAGTCCCCGCCTGCCACATTATTTCAGCTCCACCAGGGTCATGCCGTCGCCGCCCCTGTCTTCCGGCGCCAGAGAAAAGGAGGCCACGGCCGGAAAGTCCTTGAGCATGCCGTGCACTTCGCGGCGCAAGGCCCCGGTGCCGCGCCCGTGGATGATCTCCAGCCCATGCACGCCGCGCAGGATGGCCTTGTCCAGGAAGGCGGCCAGCTCGCCCAGGGCCTCGTCGGCGCGCATGCCGCGCAGGTCGAGGGTCAGGAACGGGCCGGAGGGCGCGCCCGGAGCCTCCTTGACCACGGCCGGGCCGGATGCCGAGGCTGCCTTGGCCTTGGCCGCCGCAATCCCGCTGGGGGGCGAGACGTCCTCGAAGGGGGCCCAGAGGCTCACGCCGCCCATGTCCAGCTTGAGGGCGCGGCGCTTCTCGTCCTTCTCGCGTACGAGGCCGGCCTTGTCCCAGCCCTTCAGGCTCACGGAAGCGCCCACGGCCACGTCCTCCCAGGCCCAGGCGGGCGCGGGGGCGGCTTCGGCTGGTTCCAGGCCCAGGCCCTCCACGGACTTGCGGGTCTGCGCCAGCTCCTTGAGGGCCTGCTTGCGGCTGATCTTGTCCTTCTGGGCTTCCTGCATCAGGGAGCGTGCCTGGGTGCGCAGCTCGTCCAAAAGTTTGCGGCGCTCCTTCTCGAAGCTCTCGGCCAGTGTGCGGCGGCGCTGCTCCAGCTTGAGTTTCTCGCGGGAGACCTCCTCAAGTTCGCGTTCGCGGGTCAGGGCCAGCTCGTTGAGCCGGTCGAACAGGCGGGCTGAGTCCTCACCGCCCATGAGCAGGTATTTCTGGGCCTGGTCCAGGATGTCCTCGGCCAGGCCGCACTCACGGGCCACGTCCAGGGCCACGGAGGCGCCCACCTGGTCGTAGGCCAGCACGAACACGGGCTTCTTGGTCTTGGGGTCGAAGAGCATGGAGGCCGAGCGCACCCCGGGCTTGGTCAGGCCGTAGGCCTTGAGCGCCGGGAAGTGCGTGGCAGCGGCCACGAAGGCCCCCTTCTCCATGAGCTTGTCCACCACGGCCTGGGCCAGCGCGGCGCCCTGGGAGGGGTCCGTTCCCGCGCCGAACTCGTCCAGGAGCACCAGGCTGTCAGCGCCCAGCGCGCCCCAGGCGCGGCTCAGGTGGCTGATCTGGGCCGTGAAGGTGGAGAGGTGGTCCTCAAGGCTCTGCTCATCGCCCATGAACACGTAGACCTTGCCCCAGAACGGCAGGCGGCTGCCCTCGCGCGCGGGCAGGGGCAGGCCGGAGAGGGCCATGAGCGCGCACAGGCCCAGGGTCTTCAGGCAGACCGTCTTGCCCGAGGCGTTGGCCCCGCTGATGATGAGGGCGCGCTGGTCCGGTTTGAGCAGGATGTCCAGGGGCTTGGCCTTGCCCGCCTCGGTGAGGGCCAGCAGGGGGTGGCGCGCGGCGAAAAGCTCCACCGAGCCCTCCCCGCCCACCTCGGGCACGCAGCCATCCATGAGCGAGCCCAGGGCTGCCTTGGCCAGGAGCACGTCGGTCTCCACGGCCACGGCGTAGGCGGCGCGCAGGGCGTCCTCCTCGGCGCGGGCCAGCCCGGTGAGGAACTGGAGCACCTTCTGCTCCTCCTCGCGCTCCTCGTGCTTGAGTTCCTGGAGGCGGTTGTTGATCTCCACCAGGAAGAGCGGCTCAACGTAGCAGGTCTCGCCGGTCTGGGAGTAGTCGTGGATGATGCCCTGGATGCGGCCCTTGAAGTTGGACTTGAGTGGCAGGACGTAGCGGTCGGAGGAGATGGTCATGTAGTCGTCCTGCAGGAACAGGGCGAGGCCCTCCTTGGCCACGAAATCCTTCACCTGGGAGGTGCAGCGCTGGTGGATGCGCCTGATCTCCTGACGGACGGAGAACAACTCAGGCGAGGCCTCGTCGCGCAGGCCGCCGTCCTTGGCCAGGCAGCGCTTGAGCGCCGGGTGCAGCCGGGCCGGCCAGGGCCTGGCCAGCACGGACTCGGCCAACAGCGGCCAGCGGGGGCTGTCGGCCTGGTCCTCGAAGCGCTCGCGCAGGGCTTTCGCCGCATCGAGCACCTCGCGCACGGCCCAGAGGCCGTCGGCGTCCAGGGTGCGGTGGGCCTGGGAAAGATAGTGGAGCACGCCCTCAAGCGCCGGGAAGGCCTGCATGCGCAGGCCCGTGTCCGCGACGCAGGCAGCGCCCTGGCGCAACAGTTCCTGCGCGGCGGCCAGCTCGCCGGGGTTGCCCAGCGGGGCCACTTCCAGGCAGGCCCTGGCGCCGGATTCGGAGACGGCAAGGCGGGCCAGGTGCCCGAGCACCTTGGAAAATTCGAGTTGGGTCAGCGTGCGCTGTTCCATAGAATGATGCCGCCGGTGCGGATGCGGCACCGCCCGGGGCGGGCCGATTCCTGATGAAGGTTCATGCGGCGCGCAGGCCGGACGGATGCAGCGGGGGCCGGTGCGCCGGCTGGGGCGTGATTCGGCGGCGATGCGGGGAAATGGGAGAAAAGTTCGCCAACGGACATGCTCGGCCCTCTGAGACAGGGTTCGGCTCGCTTCGCGGAGGCGAGG is part of the Fundidesulfovibrio soli genome and encodes:
- the dnaG gene encoding DNA primase; the protein is MKNDPRAIQAVKSRLNIADIARRYVELRNVGGRLVGPCPFHNETKGSFNVHPDKGFFHCFGCQASGDVIDFYCRINGLDFREGLEQLAREAGVQLAEFKPDPQEEARRRQRQAAAEMHSLARDFYRDCLYGPPGDAARQYLERRGVSPEMAERFQLGYAPDDFHSLERLFRPKGYRSADAVASGLLIENEGGRVWDRFRGRLMFPIHEVSGKVVAFGGRVMGEGDPKYLNSSDSVIYKKGEHLYGLYQARANLARAGRVLLTEGYLDVIALHQHGFTEAVGVLGTALTPQQVKRLTGFTRQVTLVFDGDAAGEKAALRSARMLLLQGAECRVALLPHGEDADSLLKSGGAAAFQACLDQAREGLDFSLAAVRRTSSPKDVVDWALEFLAELSSDGLRAAMLTRLAHGLGLGEHELRGLHATRPAAGKRREAPEQPAKPMSSEAKKDAQVLEFAIRSPAHIPELERMNIFETLATDRARAFWRLLSRYGQYDVLPYLDDKQKSFWGQCASKPPLSEEEARGWWEDISAHGQRVRVEERKRGLIESMRDARDRGDFEEEKRLMAALSDLVGRDQ
- a CDS encoding endonuclease MutS2 yields the protein MEQRTLTQLEFSKVLGHLARLAVSESGARACLEVAPLGNPGELAAAQELLRQGAACVADTGLRMQAFPALEGVLHYLSQAHRTLDADGLWAVREVLDAAKALRERFEDQADSPRWPLLAESVLARPWPARLHPALKRCLAKDGGLRDEASPELFSVRQEIRRIHQRCTSQVKDFVAKEGLALFLQDDYMTISSDRYVLPLKSNFKGRIQGIIHDYSQTGETCYVEPLFLVEINNRLQELKHEEREEEQKVLQFLTGLARAEEDALRAAYAVAVETDVLLAKAALGSLMDGCVPEVGGEGSVELFAARHPLLALTEAGKAKPLDILLKPDQRALIISGANASGKTVCLKTLGLCALMALSGLPLPAREGSRLPFWGKVYVFMGDEQSLEDHLSTFTAQISHLSRAWGALGADSLVLLDEFGAGTDPSQGAALAQAVVDKLMEKGAFVAAATHFPALKAYGLTKPGVRSASMLFDPKTKKPVFVLAYDQVGASVALDVARECGLAEDILDQAQKYLLMGGEDSARLFDRLNELALTRERELEEVSREKLKLEQRRRTLAESFEKERRKLLDELRTQARSLMQEAQKDKISRKQALKELAQTRKSVEGLGLEPAEAAPAPAWAWEDVAVGASVSLKGWDKAGLVREKDEKRRALKLDMGGVSLWAPFEDVSPPSGIAAAKAKAASASGPAVVKEAPGAPSGPFLTLDLRGMRADEALGELAAFLDKAILRGVHGLEIIHGRGTGALRREVHGMLKDFPAVASFSLAPEDRGGDGMTLVELK